In one window of Dissulfurirhabdus thermomarina DNA:
- a CDS encoding radical SAM protein, whose product MADFEIPAAVSNQILGMAGKLSNQNLLRIVGLLERFASIDWHHRGIAAIKRMIEEDHQGIEAVRRIVQRANPQARSALVNAFFLGAILLGYKRRYAFWQRHQVAPPGTLMISPTVRCNLRCYGCYAAHHEPRQELTRQEVEGVVREATAAGTNFIMFMGGEPFVVPWLLDVIAAFPKTAFLIYTNGLLIDDAKVRRLAELGNAAVAIGIDGLEAETDRRKGPGAFRGAVAVMKRLSDAGVITGFSTMVSRRNYDEIYSDAFIDTMIEHGAGFGWMAVALPQGRACEEPDLIPTPEQKAGIKARIQRLRQRKPILLVDFYNDAEITEGCGAASLTMHVNVNGDVEPCVLMPFAVDNIREKPFTEILCSDFFKGLRRIRESHPPGEQTCMWVYCPREVRDVVHRSGARPTSRGVMEKLDELADAQDG is encoded by the coding sequence ATGGCCGACTTCGAGATCCCCGCCGCCGTCTCCAACCAGATCCTGGGGATGGCGGGCAAGCTGTCCAACCAGAACCTGCTGCGCATCGTGGGGCTCCTCGAGCGTTTCGCCTCCATCGACTGGCACCACCGCGGCATCGCCGCCATCAAGCGCATGATCGAGGAAGACCACCAGGGCATCGAGGCGGTCCGGCGCATCGTCCAGCGGGCCAATCCCCAGGCCCGATCGGCGCTGGTGAACGCCTTCTTCCTGGGGGCCATCCTCCTCGGCTACAAGCGGCGCTACGCCTTCTGGCAGCGGCACCAGGTGGCCCCCCCGGGGACCCTCATGATCAGCCCCACCGTCCGGTGCAACCTCCGCTGCTACGGCTGCTACGCCGCCCACCACGAGCCCCGCCAGGAGCTGACCCGCCAGGAGGTGGAGGGGGTGGTCCGCGAGGCCACGGCGGCCGGCACCAACTTCATCATGTTCATGGGGGGGGAGCCCTTCGTGGTGCCGTGGCTCCTGGACGTCATCGCGGCCTTTCCGAAGACCGCCTTCCTGATCTACACCAACGGGCTCCTCATCGACGACGCCAAGGTCCGGCGCCTGGCCGAGCTCGGCAACGCCGCCGTGGCCATCGGCATCGACGGGCTCGAGGCCGAGACCGACCGCCGGAAGGGCCCCGGGGCCTTCCGGGGGGCCGTGGCCGTCATGAAGCGGCTCTCCGACGCCGGGGTCATCACCGGCTTCTCCACCATGGTGAGCCGCCGCAACTACGACGAGATCTACTCCGACGCCTTCATCGACACCATGATCGAGCACGGGGCGGGGTTCGGCTGGATGGCCGTGGCGCTCCCCCAGGGCAGGGCCTGCGAGGAGCCCGACCTCATCCCCACCCCAGAGCAGAAGGCGGGCATCAAGGCGCGCATCCAGCGCCTCCGGCAGCGCAAGCCCATCCTCCTGGTGGACTTCTACAACGACGCCGAGATCACCGAGGGCTGCGGGGCGGCCAGCCTCACCATGCACGTCAACGTGAACGGTGACGTGGAGCCCTGTGTCCTCATGCCCTTCGCCGTGGACAACATCCGGGAGAAGCCCTTCACCGAGATCCTCTGCTCCGACTTCTTCAAGGGTCTCCGCCGGATCCGCGAAAGCCATCCCCCGGGCGAGCAGACCTGCATGTGGGTGTACTGCCCCCGCGAGGTCCGGGACGTGGTGCACCGCTCGGGCGCCCGGCCCACCTCCCGCGGGGTCATGGAAAAGCTGGATGAGCTGGCGGACGCCCAGGACGGCTAG
- a CDS encoding class I SAM-dependent methyltransferase translates to MAEPREMTGARCPLCGSPEIPFFYEEGGFRYRRCRRCRLVFLRPLPGRDFLEAHYQGYLETTEAGERAWGREMEPVVRAAADALSGMFPAPGRLLDVGCGYGFFLAEMQRRGWEVEGLELSKGAAELARRRTGAPVRSLSVEAAEFPAAFDVVTLFYVIEHLPDPISVLRKIRGVLRPGGVLLLRYPNTAPLIRLVGPRLARRLRLMQAPSHLYDFSAAAMDRMLRMAGFAETRTTLLGNTRPRRLVSRLVSCYIGGLAERAARWTGGRLLLPGVSRVTFASGAPGRLPRPRSRRRL, encoded by the coding sequence GTGGCTGAACCTCGGGAGATGACCGGTGCGCGGTGCCCGCTCTGCGGGTCGCCGGAGATTCCCTTCTTCTACGAGGAGGGCGGCTTCCGGTACCGGCGGTGCCGGCGGTGCCGGCTCGTCTTCTTGCGGCCGCTGCCGGGGCGGGACTTCCTCGAGGCCCACTACCAGGGCTACCTCGAGACCACCGAGGCCGGGGAGCGGGCCTGGGGCCGGGAGATGGAACCGGTGGTGCGGGCGGCCGCCGACGCCCTTTCCGGGATGTTCCCGGCCCCCGGGCGGCTCCTGGACGTGGGGTGCGGTTACGGGTTCTTCCTCGCAGAGATGCAGCGGCGGGGCTGGGAGGTGGAGGGGCTGGAGCTGTCCAAGGGGGCGGCGGAGCTGGCCCGGCGCCGGACCGGGGCGCCCGTCCGATCCCTGTCCGTGGAAGCGGCCGAGTTTCCCGCGGCCTTCGACGTGGTCACCCTCTTCTACGTCATCGAGCACCTCCCCGATCCCATCTCCGTGCTCCGGAAGATCCGGGGGGTCCTCCGGCCCGGCGGCGTCCTGCTCCTCCGTTACCCCAACACGGCACCCCTCATCCGGCTCGTCGGCCCTCGCCTGGCCCGGCGGCTCCGGCTCATGCAGGCCCCCTCCCACCTCTACGACTTCTCGGCGGCGGCCATGGACCGGATGCTCCGGATGGCGGGGTTCGCCGAGACCCGGACCACCCTCCTCGGCAACACCCGGCCCCGCCGCCTTGTGAGCCGCCTCGTCTCCTGCTATATAGGAGGGCTGGCGGAACGGGCGGCCCGCTGGACCGGGGGCCGCCTGCTCCTCCCCGGCGTCAGCCGGGTCACCTTCGCCTCCGGCGCGCCGGGCCGCCTCCCGCGGCCCCGCAGCCGGCGGCGCCTCTGA
- a CDS encoding beta-ketoacyl-[acyl-carrier-protein] synthase family protein, which translates to MDRAAVTGLGIVCCLGSGKEAVWRRLLAGADGFGPLRRAGFEDFGGAVAGEVPDEALAAFSAAADPRWSRFEALGMLAAGEALADAGWSGSGPYPPDRVMPAAGVGAAGMLEAEAWREAVLRGDARVPARQLHGYPVSSLADLLAMTHGWSGPRFSIATACSSSSVALGLAAAAVASGRVDAAVVVGSEALSRLTFAGFHSLRSMDPETCRPFDRRRRGLVLGEGAAALVLERAPEALRRGARVYAEVLGWGFAADAYHMTAPPPNGEGAARAARAALDRAGLAPGDIGYVNLHGTGTRANDPAETRAMEAVFGAAAPDVPMSSTKSVTGHCLGAAGAVESVITVLALHHETAPPTAHLEEPDPECGLDYVPGAPRPIPGVRAALNNVLAFGGNNAALVFGRPGAA; encoded by the coding sequence ATGGACCGGGCGGCTGTCACGGGTCTGGGTATCGTCTGCTGCCTCGGGAGTGGTAAGGAGGCCGTCTGGCGCCGGCTGCTCGCCGGGGCCGACGGCTTCGGGCCCCTCCGGCGCGCCGGGTTCGAGGACTTCGGCGGCGCCGTGGCCGGCGAGGTCCCGGACGAGGCCCTGGCGGCCTTCTCGGCGGCCGCGGACCCCCGCTGGTCCCGCTTCGAGGCCCTCGGGATGCTGGCCGCCGGCGAGGCCCTGGCCGACGCCGGCTGGTCCGGGTCCGGGCCCTACCCGCCGGACCGCGTGATGCCCGCGGCCGGGGTGGGGGCGGCCGGGATGCTCGAGGCCGAGGCATGGCGCGAGGCGGTCCTCCGGGGCGATGCCCGGGTGCCCGCCCGGCAGCTTCACGGCTACCCGGTCTCGTCCCTTGCCGACCTCCTCGCCATGACCCACGGCTGGTCCGGCCCCCGGTTCTCCATCGCCACCGCCTGTTCCTCCAGCTCGGTGGCCTTGGGGCTCGCGGCCGCCGCCGTGGCCTCGGGGCGGGTCGACGCCGCGGTGGTGGTGGGGAGCGAGGCCCTCAGCCGGCTGACATTCGCAGGTTTCCACAGCCTCCGCTCCATGGACCCGGAGACCTGCCGGCCCTTCGACCGGCGCCGCCGGGGGCTCGTCCTCGGGGAGGGGGCGGCGGCCCTGGTCCTCGAACGGGCGCCCGAGGCGCTTCGCCGCGGGGCCCGGGTCTATGCCGAGGTGCTCGGCTGGGGGTTCGCCGCCGACGCCTACCACATGACGGCGCCCCCGCCCAACGGGGAAGGGGCGGCCCGGGCGGCCCGGGCGGCCCTGGACCGGGCCGGCCTCGCCCCCGGGGACATCGGTTACGTGAATCTCCACGGCACCGGGACCCGGGCCAACGACCCGGCCGAGACCCGGGCCATGGAGGCGGTCTTCGGCGCGGCGGCCCCGGACGTCCCCATGTCCTCCACCAAGTCCGTGACGGGCCACTGCCTCGGCGCCGCCGGGGCCGTGGAGTCGGTGATCACGGTACTCGCCCTCCACCACGAAACGGCCCCGCCCACGGCCCACCTCGAGGAACCCGACCCGGAGTGCGGGCTCGACTACGTCCCGGGCGCCCCCCGGCCCATCCCCGGGGTCCGGGCGGCCTTGAACAACGTCCTGGCCTTCGGCGGCAACAACGCGGCCCTGGTCTTCGGACGCCCCGGGGCGGCCTAG
- a CDS encoding DUF4410 domain-containing protein, whose amino-acid sequence MKGHRFSIFVLILAGLMFAAGCRGGGTAGAAAGPPGPSIKSYADHTFDVRGYVRGMVKGGHNLLIWQDPAVDLSRYHEVQVVGEKKGRWLPVQNRFAYGPFINTFESAFKNALTVKRGSGAGALRVEWAVVACNPGNRAARYLVGMGAGRATGAVVCEVFAPGKTDPVIRVFAKDTASAGGFGGDSAAMLTYIFQQLGFRVGTVLNARIGG is encoded by the coding sequence ATGAAGGGACACCGGTTTTCCATCTTCGTCTTGATCCTGGCGGGGCTCATGTTCGCGGCGGGGTGCCGCGGCGGGGGCACGGCCGGCGCCGCGGCCGGGCCGCCGGGGCCGAGCATCAAGTCCTACGCCGATCACACCTTCGACGTCCGCGGCTACGTCCGCGGCATGGTCAAGGGCGGCCACAACCTCCTTATCTGGCAGGACCCGGCCGTGGATCTTTCCCGGTACCACGAGGTCCAGGTCGTGGGCGAGAAGAAGGGACGGTGGCTGCCGGTGCAGAACCGGTTTGCCTACGGGCCCTTCATCAACACCTTCGAGTCCGCCTTCAAGAACGCCCTCACCGTGAAGCGGGGCAGCGGTGCCGGCGCCCTCCGGGTGGAGTGGGCCGTGGTGGCGTGTAACCCCGGCAACCGGGCGGCCCGGTACCTCGTGGGCATGGGGGCCGGCAGGGCCACCGGCGCGGTGGTCTGCGAGGTCTTCGCCCCCGGAAAGACCGATCCCGTCATCCGCGTCTTCGCCAAGGACACCGCCTCGGCCGGCGGCTTCGGGGGTGATTCCGCGGCCATGCTCACCTACATCTTCCAGCAGCTGGGCTTCCGGGTGGGCACGGTCCTCAACGCCCGCATCGGCGGCTAG
- a CDS encoding glycosyltransferase family 2 protein gives MRRPCVVVPAYNAEATLGPLLERLLPLAGRVAVVDDGSADGTARVAAAFAPRGVELLCHPRNRGKGAALRTGFRWAMAQGCRAVVTLDSDLQHAPEDLPALLAAFDETGADVLVGSRVHERDRMPGARRFGNWISSWFAGRFCHRPVPDSQCGFRIYRLPECAGLLADLRADRFDAETEVLLKAAVRGLRIAFAPITVIYPEGGRHRSHYRAWVDTLRIIRLYFLELCRRTFTPRGRRDVRELRRHGPGGCHGSGYRLLPREW, from the coding sequence ATGCGGCGGCCCTGCGTGGTGGTTCCGGCCTACAACGCGGAGGCGACCCTCGGGCCGCTCCTCGAGCGGCTCCTCCCCCTCGCCGGGCGGGTGGCCGTGGTGGACGACGGCTCCGCCGACGGGACCGCCCGGGTGGCCGCCGCCTTCGCCCCCCGGGGCGTGGAGCTCCTCTGCCACCCGAGGAACCGGGGAAAGGGGGCCGCGCTCCGGACGGGGTTCCGCTGGGCCATGGCGCAGGGGTGCCGGGCGGTGGTGACCCTGGACAGCGACCTCCAGCACGCCCCGGAGGATCTGCCGGCCCTGCTGGCGGCCTTCGACGAGACCGGGGCCGACGTCCTGGTGGGCTCCCGGGTCCACGAGCGGGACCGGATGCCGGGGGCCCGCCGGTTCGGCAACTGGATCAGCAGCTGGTTCGCCGGCCGTTTCTGCCACCGGCCCGTTCCGGATTCCCAGTGCGGCTTCCGCATCTACCGCCTGCCCGAGTGCGCGGGGCTCCTGGCCGATCTCCGGGCCGACCGCTTCGACGCCGAGACCGAGGTGCTCCTCAAGGCCGCCGTCCGGGGGCTTCGGATCGCCTTCGCCCCCATCACGGTCATCTACCCGGAGGGAGGGCGTCACCGGAGCCACTACCGCGCCTGGGTGGACACCCTGCGCATCATCCGGCTCTATTTCCTGGAACTCTGCCGGCGGACCTTCACCCCCCGGGGGCGGAGGGACGTGAGGGAGCTCAGGCGCCATGGACCGGGCGGCTGTCACGGGTCTGGGTATCGTCTGCTGCCTCGGGAGTGGTAA
- a CDS encoding B12-binding domain-containing radical SAM protein, with protein sequence MRILLVSPNEELLPDPVFPLGLACLAGALRARGHECRVFDLCVEPEAELDALAAAFAPELAAVSIRNVDNVAWPRTVRYLPRYRELCARLRAAARCPLVLGGAGFSLFPRQLMAALGADFGVVGSGEVPLAALAESLEAGGRGLEAVPNLLYRAGGRIRATGRRTLPLPETAPDRAGFRLDRYLAAGGMANVQTRRGCPFRCVYCGYPLIEGRRQRRRPVPEVVAELAGLAEQGIDEVFFVDSVFNHPVDYAKAICRGILAAGLRLRWTCYGAPRDLDAEAVDLFLRSGCMGIEFGTDTLSPRMLGAMGKAFTAAEAARVSALCRRAGLPFCHAILAGGPGEDRESLEETVDRLEALEPDAVVFMTGIRIIPGTRLHEIARAEGLLEPGADMLEARFYLPPGLAETLDELVPRLARRHKNWIFPGHAVRCSPELAARLRRQGVRGPLWLNLGR encoded by the coding sequence GTGAGGATCCTCCTCGTCTCTCCCAACGAGGAACTCCTGCCGGACCCCGTCTTCCCCCTGGGGCTGGCCTGCCTTGCCGGCGCCCTCCGCGCCCGCGGCCACGAGTGCCGGGTCTTCGACCTCTGCGTGGAACCCGAGGCGGAACTCGATGCCCTGGCAGCGGCCTTCGCCCCGGAGCTCGCCGCGGTCTCCATCCGCAACGTGGACAACGTCGCCTGGCCCCGGACCGTCCGGTACCTGCCCCGGTACCGGGAGCTGTGCGCCCGGCTCCGGGCCGCCGCCCGCTGCCCCCTGGTCCTCGGCGGGGCGGGGTTCTCGCTCTTTCCCCGGCAGCTCATGGCGGCCCTCGGGGCCGACTTCGGCGTGGTGGGGAGCGGGGAGGTCCCCCTCGCGGCCCTCGCCGAGTCCCTCGAGGCCGGGGGGCGCGGGCTGGAGGCGGTGCCGAACCTCCTCTACCGGGCCGGCGGCCGCATCCGCGCCACCGGGCGGCGGACCCTGCCGCTGCCGGAGACGGCCCCGGACCGGGCCGGCTTCCGCCTGGACCGGTACCTGGCCGCCGGCGGCATGGCCAACGTCCAGACGCGCCGGGGGTGTCCCTTCCGGTGCGTCTACTGCGGCTACCCCCTCATCGAGGGGCGGCGCCAGCGGCGGCGGCCGGTTCCGGAGGTGGTGGCGGAGCTGGCGGGTCTCGCCGAGCAGGGCATCGACGAGGTCTTCTTCGTGGACAGCGTCTTCAACCACCCGGTGGACTATGCCAAGGCGATCTGCCGGGGTATCCTGGCCGCCGGCCTGCGCCTTCGCTGGACGTGCTACGGGGCGCCGCGGGATCTGGACGCCGAGGCGGTGGACCTCTTCCTCCGCTCCGGCTGCATGGGCATCGAGTTCGGGACGGACACCCTCTCGCCCCGCATGCTGGGCGCCATGGGCAAGGCCTTCACGGCGGCGGAGGCGGCCCGGGTCTCGGCGCTCTGCCGGCGGGCGGGGCTCCCCTTCTGCCACGCCATCCTCGCCGGCGGTCCCGGGGAAGACCGCGAGAGCCTCGAGGAGACCGTGGACCGCCTCGAGGCCCTGGAACCCGACGCCGTGGTCTTCATGACCGGGATCCGGATCATCCCCGGGACCCGCCTCCACGAGATCGCCCGGGCGGAGGGACTCCTGGAGCCCGGGGCCGACATGCTGGAGGCGCGTTTCTACCTCCCGCCGGGCCTGGCGGAGACCCTGGACGAGCTGGTCCCCCGGCTCGCCCGGCGGCACAAGAACTGGATCTTTCCCGGCCATGCCGTCCGCTGCTCGCCGGAGCTGGCGGCGCGGCTGCGCCGGCAGGGTGTGAGGGGGCCCCTGTGGCTGAACCTCGGGAGATGA
- a CDS encoding HAD family hydrolase has protein sequence MQPTILFDMDGVILDSMPWHVRAWQAALAEFGFSVPEAVLYLHEGAIEPETAVAIFDGEGCRMDPADFHRVLERQKAVFAREYRHRVRPYPEVPGLLDRLEAEGWRMGLVTSSHAEILDQVLPGEIRRRMRCIVTGERVARRKPFPDPYLAAMEALGIGPGGCCVVENAPAGIRAAKAAGLACAAITTTLAAEHLVEADVVVTSHRALPDRLAGLLALPGEAAGCGVPAGAAGGKAAAG, from the coding sequence ATGCAGCCCACCATCCTCTTCGACATGGACGGGGTCATCCTCGACAGCATGCCCTGGCACGTCCGGGCCTGGCAGGCGGCCCTGGCGGAATTCGGTTTCTCCGTCCCCGAGGCCGTGCTCTACCTCCACGAGGGGGCCATCGAGCCGGAGACCGCCGTGGCCATCTTCGACGGCGAAGGCTGCCGCATGGACCCGGCGGACTTCCACCGCGTCCTCGAGCGCCAGAAGGCCGTCTTCGCCCGGGAGTACCGGCACCGGGTTCGGCCCTACCCGGAGGTGCCCGGGCTCCTCGACCGCCTCGAGGCCGAGGGTTGGCGCATGGGGCTCGTGACCAGTTCCCACGCCGAGATCCTGGACCAGGTGCTGCCCGGGGAGATCCGGCGCCGGATGCGCTGCATCGTCACCGGGGAGCGGGTCGCGCGGCGAAAGCCCTTCCCCGATCCCTATCTCGCGGCCATGGAGGCCCTGGGCATCGGCCCCGGCGGCTGCTGCGTGGTGGAGAACGCGCCGGCCGGCATCCGGGCGGCCAAGGCGGCGGGCCTGGCCTGCGCGGCCATCACCACCACGCTCGCGGCCGAGCACCTGGTCGAGGCCGACGTGGTGGTGACGTCCCACCGGGCACTCCCGGACCGGCTGGCCGGGCTCCTCGCCCTCCCGGGCGAGGCGGCGGGATGCGGCGTGCCGGCCGGGGCCGCCGGCGGGAAGGCGGCGGCCGGCTGA
- a CDS encoding acyl-CoA thioesterase — MRWFETTLRVRFNEVDPWGVVWYANYFAYVEAARAELLDRFRLLPGELRRLGFTAPVIRVRADYKAPARFHDRLRVRLGLRPSEAAKLVFRFRIDREADAARIMEGETEQVLLRDGSILVYKLKGPLKERIEAMSRWFEGDVTA; from the coding sequence ATGCGCTGGTTCGAGACCACCTTGCGGGTCCGCTTCAACGAGGTGGACCCGTGGGGTGTCGTGTGGTACGCGAACTACTTCGCCTACGTGGAAGCGGCCCGGGCCGAGCTCCTGGACCGCTTCCGGCTTCTCCCGGGGGAGCTTCGGCGGCTGGGGTTCACCGCCCCCGTCATCCGCGTCCGGGCGGACTACAAGGCCCCGGCCCGTTTCCACGACCGGCTCCGGGTCCGGCTCGGCCTCCGGCCCTCCGAGGCGGCCAAGCTGGTCTTCCGGTTCCGGATCGACCGGGAGGCGGACGCGGCCCGGATCATGGAGGGCGAGACGGAGCAGGTCCTCCTGCGGGACGGTTCGATCCTGGTGTACAAGCTGAAGGGCCCGCTCAAGGAGCGCATCGAGGCCATGTCCCGCTGGTTCGAAGGGGATGTGACGGCGTGA
- a CDS encoding phosphopantetheine-binding protein: MPEPAHDALKAELKRLIVDTLRMEDVRPEEIVDDAPLFGEGLGLDSVDALELVVALEKTYGIEIEDEEVGRTAFASIEALADFVRQKRPRP; the protein is encoded by the coding sequence ATGCCGGAGCCGGCGCACGACGCACTCAAGGCGGAGCTCAAGCGGCTCATCGTGGACACGCTCCGCATGGAGGACGTCCGCCCGGAGGAGATCGTCGACGACGCCCCCCTCTTCGGAGAGGGCCTGGGGCTCGACTCGGTGGACGCCCTGGAGCTCGTGGTGGCCCTCGAGAAGACCTACGGCATCGAGATCGAAGACGAAGAGGTGGGGCGGACGGCCTTCGCGTCCATTGAGGCGCTGGCCGACTTCGTCCGGCAGAAGCGCCCCCGGCCCTGA
- a CDS encoding S1C family serine protease, producing MRRRRCLFAAVAWMLAAPALAAAFPAEAVYERCAPKVVAVWCTSGSAKGVIGAGSIVAPGRVLTNAHVVFVAGTGRPYPRIRVYLKPDRLTGDVRRDLRRPLAARVAAADPALDIALLEVEGLPAGRGTIPLAPPGEIHVGEEVVAIGHPEQGGFWSLTYGRLSGAFMDFRGVAGKHMYQTDTSVNRGNSGGPLLDAEGRMVGMNTSIARKGAGGVAITGVNFALQSRVVHDWLAGRGLRLAYAAGGEGAARPPRIAGGAKPTREAPGAPASPRSGSGVRTARRPPVRSGPPPVTGEAAANATAPARPFLTPARPYDYDDLTRVEAELEEMMHEMRGRIRH from the coding sequence ATGAGGAGACGTCGCTGCCTTTTCGCCGCCGTGGCCTGGATGCTGGCGGCCCCGGCCCTGGCTGCGGCCTTCCCGGCCGAGGCCGTCTACGAGCGCTGCGCCCCGAAGGTGGTGGCCGTCTGGTGCACCTCCGGGTCGGCCAAGGGGGTCATCGGGGCCGGCTCCATCGTGGCCCCCGGGCGGGTCCTCACCAACGCCCACGTGGTCTTCGTGGCGGGGACGGGCCGGCCCTACCCGAGGATCCGCGTCTACCTCAAGCCGGACCGCCTCACGGGCGACGTGCGGCGCGACCTTCGCCGGCCCCTGGCGGCGCGGGTGGCGGCGGCGGACCCGGCCCTGGACATCGCCCTGCTCGAGGTGGAGGGTCTCCCCGCCGGCCGGGGGACCATCCCCCTCGCCCCTCCCGGCGAGATCCATGTGGGCGAGGAGGTGGTGGCCATCGGACACCCGGAACAGGGCGGCTTCTGGTCCCTCACCTACGGGCGCCTGAGCGGGGCCTTCATGGATTTTCGGGGGGTGGCGGGAAAGCACATGTACCAGACCGACACCAGCGTGAACCGGGGCAACTCCGGCGGCCCGCTCCTGGACGCCGAGGGCCGTATGGTGGGGATGAACACCAGCATCGCCCGGAAGGGCGCGGGGGGTGTGGCCATCACCGGGGTCAACTTCGCCTTGCAGTCCCGCGTGGTGCACGACTGGCTGGCCGGCCGCGGCCTGCGCCTGGCCTACGCAGCCGGCGGGGAGGGGGCCGCCCGGCCGCCCCGTATCGCCGGCGGGGCGAAGCCCACCCGGGAGGCCCCGGGCGCACCTGCCTCGCCCCGGAGCGGGAGCGGGGTTAGGACGGCACGAAGGCCTCCGGTCCGGAGCGGGCCGCCCCCCGTGACCGGGGAGGCGGCGGCCAATGCCACGGCCCCGGCCCGGCCCTTCCTCACCCCGGCCCGGCCCTACGACTACGACGATCTCACCCGCGTGGAGGCGGAACTCGAGGAGATGATGCACGAGATGCGGGGGCGGATCCGGCACTGA
- a CDS encoding beta-ketoacyl synthase N-terminal-like domain-containing protein: MERGVVHVTGLGCVSPLGAGVPALVAALAAGEGRIRPLPLPPGAGRGACLAGAAADFGEMARRYLPPGLRRKMARFSLLAAAAAGEALESAGLEPGAGARTGVALATAFGSTGRSDEFFQDFLREGPRHVNPGLFPETVPNAPAGQCALAFGLLGPNLALCRLSLSSELALAAALDLLAAGAADRVLVLGVEELAPALLAGLAAAGVLKRPEEAAGDGVRLSGRTLPGEAAAALVLERGEALRGRGGRSLAVIEQVEALGGGLRAPRFHRVEAAAGAVLDRLLAGSPPPAVVAAGTFVAAADRGLASALARRLPGQTPVAVPEYATGHLFGAGLLRVLVAVLALGGAEVPARVLEALPPDPAPPGGDRILAAGGPGGGVLVLAASAGGGAAGVRLGPGEGGA, from the coding sequence ATGGAGCGCGGCGTCGTGCACGTGACCGGCCTGGGGTGCGTCTCGCCCCTGGGCGCCGGCGTCCCGGCCCTCGTCGCGGCCCTCGCGGCCGGGGAGGGCCGGATCCGGCCCTTGCCGCTCCCGCCGGGGGCCGGCCGGGGGGCCTGCCTCGCCGGGGCTGCGGCGGACTTCGGCGAGATGGCCCGGAGGTACCTCCCGCCGGGCCTCAGGCGGAAGATGGCGCGTTTTTCCCTCCTGGCCGCGGCGGCGGCCGGGGAGGCCCTGGAATCGGCGGGCCTCGAGCCGGGGGCCGGGGCCCGGACCGGGGTGGCCTTGGCCACCGCCTTCGGGAGCACGGGGCGGAGCGACGAGTTCTTCCAGGACTTCCTCCGGGAGGGCCCGCGGCACGTGAACCCCGGCCTCTTCCCCGAGACGGTCCCCAACGCCCCCGCCGGCCAGTGCGCCCTGGCCTTCGGGCTCCTCGGCCCGAACCTCGCCCTGTGCCGGCTCTCGCTCTCCTCCGAGCTCGCCCTGGCCGCGGCCCTGGACCTCCTGGCCGCGGGGGCGGCCGACCGGGTCCTGGTGCTCGGGGTGGAGGAACTGGCCCCGGCGCTTCTGGCCGGGCTCGCCGCCGCCGGCGTCCTCAAGCGGCCGGAAGAGGCGGCGGGGGACGGGGTGCGGCTCTCCGGCCGGACCCTCCCCGGGGAGGCCGCGGCGGCCCTGGTGCTCGAGCGAGGGGAGGCCCTCCGCGGCCGGGGCGGGCGGAGCCTCGCGGTGATCGAGCAGGTCGAGGCCCTCGGCGGCGGCCTGCGCGCCCCCCGGTTCCACCGGGTGGAGGCGGCGGCCGGGGCCGTTCTGGACCGGCTGCTCGCCGGGTCCCCGCCGCCCGCAGTGGTGGCGGCCGGGACCTTCGTGGCCGCCGCCGACCGGGGCCTGGCCTCGGCGCTGGCCCGGCGCCTTCCGGGGCAGACTCCCGTGGCGGTCCCGGAGTACGCCACGGGTCACCTCTTCGGCGCGGGGCTCCTCCGGGTGCTCGTCGCCGTCCTGGCCCTCGGCGGGGCCGAGGTGCCCGCCCGGGTGCTGGAGGCGCTTCCGCCCGACCCGGCCCCTCCCGGCGGGGACCGGATCCTGGCCGCCGGCGGGCCGGGAGGGGGCGTGCTGGTGCTGGCGGCCTCGGCGGGGGGCGGGGCCGCCGGGGTCCGGCTGGGGCCGGGGGAGGGGGGGGCGTGA